Genomic segment of Pochonia chlamydosporia 170 chromosome 1, whole genome shotgun sequence:
AGGCACCACCCTCGAGGCGAATTTGTGACTCGATACATGTGACAGGCGATGGGCTTGCGTCTTGCTGAATAACACGCTTTGCAAAGGTTGCATTTTCCTTCAACTGCATCGCATCCACTTTTGGCCACTGCTCTTCAGGCTTGAGGGAGCCATTATCAGACACTGAACCACCCCATTCATTGAATCGGAAGTTAACGGCGAATCTTTGCGTTTGTGTTTCCGGTGTAGTGCCGTGGACGTAGACTGGTGCCGTATCCCGAACCCATAGATGATTTGTTGCAAATGGAATGATTTCAACTGCAAAGGGTCCGTGGGTTTTGTCATTTAGCATTGTTTGAGCCCGCTGAGAATCTTCTGGTCTTGCGTATAATCGTACAGATTCAAACTCAGAAATTGTGGCAGCAAGGTCGATTATCTCGCGGCACGCGTTTTCATAGTGCATAGACGGAGCAGAACATTCTGAAGGAAAGCCGAGTATTGTGGCAATATGACGACACGTCTCAGCCGGATAATTGAAGTTTAGAGAGGGAACAGACTCTTTCAATACTTTTCCATTAGCAAGATTGCCGTCTGAGTGAACAGAGCTTGGTGACATGATGTAGGTTGTTAGTGGCAAAGAATTGAGTTGAAAGTCTATTTGTAGCTTATGCAATCAGGTATGACAACTGTGCTTCGTTCCCAATGCCAAAAGAAATAGATAAAAAGGTTGAATATGGTATTAGAAATTGTCTTCTATAAACTCTCTAAATACACCCTTCATATATCCCGGAATGGTGATTCAAATTGACTCTTCGACATACACGGCCGCCGTCCCGGGACCCGCGGTTTCCGACCCAGAACTTGGAGCGGCTGCCGAGCAAACGCGACGGCGTCCAGAACTGGGACTTGAATTATTCTTACAGATCGGAGGACCTTGCTGGTATGCTTCAATTAGACTGCGTCGTGGTATCGGGACCcgaagtctggttgaatacATGGTGCTTTGGGCCTCGTGATTGCTCGCAGCCAGCTCCCTGATACAGTTTGGTGAAAATGAAAAACATGGAGCAAAATCACAGCAGAGCCGTCACAAAACACAGAAGTACGAGAGTATTTAATTGATATGAGATTTAGATTTTAAACACTATCTAGCCAAGTGCCAAGAAGAGATACACGATTAAAGCAGAACAAGCTCTCCAGCGGTTTGCCCATTAGCCAAGCGGCAAACCAGGATGGTGATTGTTTGAGTCAGAGCAGGGCTAGTCCAGCGCGACCATGACCTATCTCTATCCGAAACTGGATATGACAGTTGGATATTCCAACTTTTACCCTCTACCTTGAGGGGATGCATTTGCCCATTGATGTAGCAGGAGAGAGAGTCCACGGCACAGCTGTCATGAGCATCAAGCGTTCCCTGAATATGAAGGTGGACGGTCGAACCCTCAAATTTCTTAGCCCTCTTGAGGACTGCGATTTTTGGCAATCCCACTCTGGCAGCACCAACTCTTCCGCTTTGGCTAACTACTCGGAACTGAACGAGGTCAGAATCCAGAGCCGGCACAAGGGAGGGCAAAACACGGTGCTTCGTAGCAGCCTCAAAAGCGTAGCCAAATCGGAGCAGTTGGCTATCTTCATATGCCTTTCCTGCAAAGGTAAGGTTGACTGGCATCTTGGTATCTTCCATGATGCCCATGGGCACCGAAATACTGGGAACACCAAGGTGCCGCATCGGAAGATTGCCATTTGAGTACAAGACACCATTGCGCCATGCAAGCCGGCAGCCTTCCTCGTCACAATCCGCATTTGCAGGCCCAACATCCCCATTTGCTGGGAAAACCACTGCGTCCAGATTGAGCGCTTCCATCCAGTCCTCGAGAGTATCTTTTCTCGCCTTTTCCAATGCTTCAAGGCCTTGCTTCATGCCAGGGAGGTCAAACATGGTCTTTGCTTTGGTATGCGGATAATCCACGACCTTTTGCCAGCTGAGTTGGttgtcttcttctgtttCCCCCTGCAGAGATCCAGGCTCAAGGGGAAAGATTAAATCAGGATTGACCTTAGTTAAGGTATCGAGGCCAGATTGACCATTTGCGATAAGGAAGTCATCCCAAGCATGGGCAATGAGCTCGTACCGTTCAACAGAGAGCCAATTTGGGGGCAAGTTCTCAATGTTGGCCCATTGGACACCGTCTGGTTCATAATCCTCATACTTTGTGACGAGAGGGAAATCCACCTCTACAACAGTGGCACCACATGCTTCGAGGTTTGCCTTGGCGCGCTCCCAAAGCTTCAGAACGGAAGGCCTGGTCGCGATGGGCACCGGAGTGGCACCCCCGATATACATAGTTGGCACTCCGAGACGCTTCCCTTGCAATGCGTTTGTATCTGTCAACTCAAGAAAACTCTTAGGTCGTGTTTCATCCGCTGAAGGAAGAGGAATCAGCGGCTGTGCGTTCCAAAAGTCCCCGAACGGATTGGCGTCAGACACGCACAAAACATCTAGCACTCGAAGCATGTCGTCCATGGTGCGTGTATGAGGAACCAGCACGTCGCAGGTCGGATACAGATGCCATACTCCACGCAGAGGTAGGAGACCCCGAGAAGGTGTATAGGCCACCAGAGCGTTGTTAGATGCTGGAGATCGACCAGAAGACACAGTCTCAgttccaagaccaaaaaCTGCGAAATTGGCTGCTACTGCAGTTGCAGAGCCATTGGAGGAGCCAGACGCATAGGCTGCTGTCAGATATTCCAGATTGTACGGAGACTCTGCCCTGCCATAGGAACCACGCTGCATGCCGCCATTCGCCATTGCCGGCATATTGGTTCTGCCTAGAAcaatggcaccagcagctcGCAAGAGAGCCACGcatgctgcatcatctgtTGCAACTAGCTTCTCAAATGCTGGTGCCCCTGCTGCAACCGTCATGCCTTTCACCTTGATGTTATCTTTGGCTAAAAACGGTATGCCCTCTAATGGCCGAGGTGGCACTCCAGCAGCCCGTCTTGCGTCCGAGGCAGCGGCCTCTTCGAACACAGTTGGGTTGATAATGGGGATAGAACTCAGTTTCAAGCCGCCCGCATCATAGACACTTATACGGCGAAGATACTTGGCGACAAGTTCTACGCTGGTGACTTGTTGCTTATTTAGGGCCTCCAGCAACACAGAAATGCTAGCGTCGAGGAGATTGAGGCCGGGTTGGCCAAGCTGCTCCTGGTTTCGCTGAGGTATAGTCAGTAACAGTGATCGGGTTCATGGGATGTTAGTGAATTGAGACTTACACTGCCCATGGCGAAATATTCTGCTTGGCACCGGTGAAGTTCTTAAGGCTGTATCTGTGATGGACGAGCTGGCACGGAGCCTATGTTTGGGTGGCCCTAATAAGCAAAACACAACACAGAGTAGCAGCACAACTGAACACGATGTGTTAGCTAGGGGAATATGCAAAAAGTCTTGTTTGCGTCACTCTAATACATCAGGTGCGAACTATCTGTTACAAATGTCTTGCACTTTCGGCAAGCTATGGTCCGTTGACAACTCTTTCGTTATGACCGATAGTGCGACCATAATGATATCGGGTGGTGGAGGTCTTTCATTGTAGTCGAGCAATCAAAATACTTTACGATGGATGGATCCCACAAAAGTGAACTCGTTGATAGCTAACGCGTTGCCAACCGGCCGGAACATCGCCGTCCGCGGCTGCCGACATCGTACCTGGAGGTTGCCCGCGGCGGCCGTTGGTGTAAAGGCGGCTCGGGGTTGATAAGGCTGGCGGAACCTGGTGTTGTGCACTTGACTTATAGACACGGAACTCTTTTTTACTATGAACGGCTTATTGGACTACCAGATCCATGGAATCGGCATGCGATCTGGCGCTGGAATGCGGAGGACGGTGATGATCTGTGGCAGGAAGGCCCCGTAGTCCCGCCCCCGCATCGTCAAAAATCCCGGACGGCGCCGATGAATGGAGTCAAAATTGCCTATTTGGGCCATGGCTCGTGTTTTCGCCGCCGTTGACGCCAACATGGCGGAAAAAAAGCCAGACCGTTGGCAACCAGTAACCCTTCAAGGCGTCGCTAATCCCCGGATATCGCACTAACATTGTTGCCGTGGCTGTTTCTCCAAATGTATTGTTGAAGCAACAAGAATGCCACTCGTGAGTCCAACACTAGGCTTTTAGGCCAGACACCATCTTGGTCCCTGTCGCGTCAAGTTTCCGCATCATCAGAGCAATATCGCCAACTGGTATATTTATGACCACGACCCTTTACCAGTTCGTCAGACAATTTCGGCACACAAAAAACTTCATCGCTCAACATCCTTCGAGCGTCATTGCAAATGAAACATTTCCTATCCCCACGTTCCCGCCTTATTCGACACCTTCTCCTGCGGAATATTGACCGAGATGGACCTTGAGAACAATGACACATTTGTAAAGCCAACTCTCTCCGCGCCACAAGATGCCAAGGATGCGTTCGACCTCGCGGGTATGGGCCATGAACAGGCCATGACCCGCAAATTCAGCCTTTGGAGCATGCTCGCCATGGCCTTTTGCGTGTTGAGCTCATGGGCAGCTATTTCGGCAACCTTTCAAACAGGGCTTGATAACGGCGGCCCCATCACCATTCTCTGGGGCATGATATTGATCACTGCTGTAAACCTTTGCATCGCCGTCTCCCTGGGCGAACTGTGCAGCAGCATGCCAACGGCTTTGGGTCAAGCTTACTACGTGTACAAGCTGTACTCTTGCGAGGTTGGCCGGCTCCTCTCCTATTTGTGTGCTTGGACGAATATCTTTGGCTGGTGGACAGCCAGCGCGTCTCTGGTGGCCTTTAATACCAATTTCATTCTTGGTTTGAAACTCATCTATGACCCTGAGTGGGAAGGTGTCAACGAGCCGTGGATAAGTTTCGTTGTCTATCTTGGGTTTTCACTATTTGTCACCGTTGTCAATGTGGTGGGATGTCGAAAAGACCAGTTTCTGCCCTGGTTAAACAACCTCATGGGCATTTTGCTCGCTGCTCTGTTCCTTGTCTTCTCGCTGGCATTCATCATTGCGGTGGCTACCAACGATCACCTCTCATTCCGCCCACCGTCATTCGTATTTGCTACATGGATCAATAATACGGGTTGGTCTGATGGCGTGGTGTGGTTTCTAGGTCTGTTGCAATCTGCGTATGGCTTGACGGCTTTCGACTCAGTTATTCACATGGTTGAAGAGATGCCTGATCCACGCCGCAATGGTCCCAAAGCAATATACCTTGCCGTCTTGTCGGGAGCAGTTaccggcttcttcttcatgatgATCTGTCTCTTTTGCATGCAAGATATCGACACCATCATAGACAGCCCGACAGGTCTGCCTTTCATTGGCCTCGTCCAGGCGATAATGGGCGACAACGGTGCCGCTGCTCTCATCGCTCTCTACCTCGTGGCTTGCATTGGCCAAGGTGTGAGCGTCGCAACAACCGCATCACGGCTAACTTGGGGATTTGCTCGCGACGGCGGGTTCCCTTGGAGCAGTTACTTGTCCAAGGTAGACCCGGTTTGGAAGGCACCTGTCCGGGCAATTTGGGTACAGGGGATTCTTACATCCCTTGTTGGAGTTCTATACCTCTTCTCCACTACCGTCCTGACAGCTATTGTCAGCGTCAGCACGGTAGCATTGATGATTTCATATGGTATCCCCATTTCCACCCTCCTAATCGTGGGGCGAGACAAGCTCTGCCCAGGACCATTCCGGCTGGGAAAATGGGGAGCTCCTATCAACTATGTCAGCGTGGCTACTTGTGCAATAACTACagtctttttcttcttccccgCGAGTCCGAGCCCCGACGGTAGTAATATGAACTATGCCatcgccgtctttggcgtcatggTTGTAGTGTCGTTGGGTTTTTGGCTCGCCCGAGGCCATCGTACCTATATGAGAACAGAAGAGGCAACTCAGGATATTATCTTAGCTCACCAACTAGGAGCACAGATTTCTCGAGAAAATTCcatcgagaagaaggagtaGCGGGGCAATCAGACTCATCTCTTGTATGGGTATGACGTGGGCGGCAGTTGGGATCGAATCATTAGCAATTGGAACTGGATGTGCAGGAGGGCGGAGTATTGACTTTACCGTATCCAAGTACTACCATAACTTTACACAACAATTGATATTATTACCTCATGTTAATATTTACTTTAAAACTGATGGTGCTTCCAGTCAGTCATTATGCACCCGTGGATCCACAACGCGATTGTGCAAGCTTATGTCCGATCGCATCAATGGTGCATCTATTTCCGTTGAACCTGCATTAGCGTGATTTTGCTTTCCAAGTATGTGTCCCCCATGTTCGTCACCTGTAGACGCAGCGCTTGATACATGTTGTCACGATGTGGATATAAAGAGACAAAATACCTGCCGGAAACAATAGAATCGTTGTTCGTGTTAAGACTCTTAATTGTACGTCTTCACGGAAACACACTTCACAATGGCTtacctccttctccatctATTTTTCCTTCCACTTTTATTCCAACCTCTTTCCTCAGCATCTGCAACAGGTTCTTCACACAAAACATTGGATCAAAGTTTCAAATTTGACCATATTGGTCTCTCAGTTGCCAATATCACCACCCAGATGCAGTTTTATAGTAGCATTATGGGTTTTCACCACGTTGTCGACAATTTCACCATTCAAGCCCCGGAAACTGTTCACGTCGTTAAACTTCGAAACAAAGAAGGCGTCATGATTGAGCTTATCAACAACATGGTATCCCGCCGTGTGGAGAACATTACCAACCCTGTTGATGGAAGTAGATATCAGGGCTATTTTCATTGGGCTTTGAGAGTAgctgacatggacgagaGCTTTACATACCTCACAAAAGAAGGCACTGGAGCTCGTGGAGTCGTTTCGCCATCGCCGAATGTGTCAGGTGGAGGAAGATATGCGTATGTCGCTGATCCCGAGGGCAATTTGATCGAGTTGATTGAGTTGGAGGGGTTCAAATAGGCGATTTGCTGAACTTTGGCACTCCAATGGAACTAGCATCAAAGTCCACTGGGCACTGTAATATTGCTGCCATGTAACTCGGTGTTGTGGGTGTTGATAAACCGCGTGTTGTTGCCTTCAATGGGCTTttttgtctggttgttggGCATGTATAGCTGCCGCAATGTAGAATTTTGTTAAAAATAATTACTAGAGTATTTATTTTAGAATACTCTACCACAATCTGAGCACAACTGTTACTAAGGTCGCTGTGCAAGGTCTCCGTCTTGCGCTAAGCGCCAGCTCCGATGAAGGGGGTTCGTAATCCTGGTCCAGCAGCTACAATCAACGACACTCATTAGAAGTCAGCGATCAATTAGTTTCTTAACATTGCAAGTAGTAGATCTTTGACGGACATTGCATCTAACATGGATTTTGATGAGTAACAACCACCTGGGATCTGAGAGTTTCTTGTAGCGAATAAAAGTGGCTTCTATTTCTTCATGAGGAAAGCTGATGGATCAGCTGAACCGCCTGGGTCTACTGCCCGCTGCGATGCACCAGGATCTGAATCCTTCTTCGCAAGAAAAGGACTTCGATAAGGTGTAAAGCTTGTTTTCGCATCAAGTATTGGTCGGGCGGTACGCCGGTACCTAAAATTGTGACAAAGCCACAAGGGTGTATTATTGTTTCGCAACTCGGCTATTTGCAAGATAAATGGTGCAAAGAAAGTAGTAAAGTATATTTGAACGTGAACGCGCTAACTGTGTGGTATCTCTCTGTAACTTCCTCTATATGTTCAACTCTAATGTAGATACTGGAATCGTATATGACGCCGGCAAAGGGGAAAAGAAACTCAGGCTCGCGCTTGGCTAGTATAATTtaatacaaaaaaaaaaaaaacataaCATAATGGCCTAGAAGGCTCATGCTGGTGGAACGCCAAATATATGAATATCGCGGATGCACAGTAAGCAAGCTCATCTGTGGTGTAGGAGAAGCTGTCagtcaaccacaaccaagacGGTTGCAGTATTAGCCTTAACAGGTCATGTCGGGTTGGTAGGAAACAAATGCCGGAAACATCAAAGTCAATGGCTATTGGAAGCCCATTTTCGATTGTCCGAGGTTCCAAATGCCGTCGCACACCCAATTACCATGCTTGTGGACGAAGAACTCGCGGGGAATCGTGTCGAACATGGTCTCGTACGGATTTGCCAAGCCCGTCGAATATAAAAAGTCTTTCCAACGGACACGGAAGGGCGGTCTTCGTTCATACTCTGGAGGTGGCGGTATCGTTTTTACCCCTTCTTGGTCGAAGCAATCGGCGACTTTCATCCAcagcttcttttgcttgagCATATGAACCGCAATGACTTCGTCCGAGTATAGAGCGTGCGATATCGCATCGGGGTGTGAATCGGTTCTCGCCCACGCCGTACCATCTCCCCTGGAGTCGCCGTCGTCGTAATCAAACTTCTCTTCGCCGTGCAGATTGACGAAGTTGGCCATCTCTTGTCCTTTGTGCATTAGGATTCCCACGGCTGCGTCTTCTCCAGTTACAACGTTGAATCGCTCCTGAAGGGAAACCAGCAGCTGCATCATGTCCCATGTCACCGTGTACATGGATCCATGAGCAAATGTGTTATATCCCGTGTCCGAATAGAAGAGCTGACCTATGATGGTTTTGCTCACGGCAGCGGTAAGACGTCCCGTTTCGTTGGACATGCGTGGGAGAAGATACCGATCCCAGAACGCAGGCGCATTCATCCACAGGTCGGTATCCAATTTGGTTATAAACTCGTATCGTTGGCCTCCGTTTATAAGCCATTTGTAAAACTCGAGCGTCTTGATCGTGTTCGCGGTAACATCGTCTTCGGGAATGTGATCGAGGACAATCATGTCTCCAAACGTCTGGTTTTCGAACCGTATCGTCTCATTCCAGCCCGGTCCCGGGTTCGACACGACAAAGCGTGCGTCAAAGGGGACATGTTGAAACAATCGCATCCACGTCGTTCGTATCAACATTCGTCGTTCCACATCCTGGGCGGCACAGATTACGGCTGCCAACCACGGCTGCCTCTCCTGTTTGACGATTGACTCGTGATTCGTTTTTAGTGGTGAATCAGGGAACGGCACCAGAGGATATGGTGACTTATGTGCTTTGGTAGTGTCTTTGTGGTGGACAATTGTCTCCACACTCCAAGTTCGAGGACCGGATCGAAGATGGAGTACTGATAGATAGACTGTGAGACTCAAACAAGCAAACGCGCTTATTACGAGTAAACGGAAGTGTCGTCGTGAGAcacaaggaagaaaagatgGCCGTGACCAAGACCGCAAGGGCCAATTGGACTTTTCTGCAACTGCCattgttggcgttgacggGTGTAATAGATGAGGGTGCCGGCGGCGCAGGGGTAAAGATGTAGCACAGACCGAAATAAATGGAAAATCGGCAGCCCTACACTGTCATCATCGTGGAAATGTCGAAACTGTGAAATCTGGCTCAATGTTCGGTAACTTCCCCATCTGGCCTCCCTCCCAGTGCCTTGTCTTGTGAAGGATCGAGACCGTATGGTTCTGGAGGTTGTCCCCCAGTCCAGACTGCAGCCTAATTGTCAGTGAAACGTCGTGTGTTGGCAGTACGCTCGTAGTCGAATGGAGAAATTATGAGTAGATATGAGTATAACAAGGGTCATCAAAATGAGTCGTCAAGGCGTCATGACCTCTTTGTCCTGCAGTGTGGAAAAAGCGTTAgagatggtggatggttACACAGTCGCCGCAAGCCACCACAGTTCAGGATTGGACCTATCGCAAAGATACAAAAGCAAATCCTCGGGTGATCTGGGGGAGCGGTCGCGTCTTTATTTTGCATTTCTATTTTTTCATCATGACGGCACATGTGCTCCGTCCTTCacaagtacagtacagcGTCCTCCGCCACCAGCCTCACTCCTGATCTACAAATAAGAGGCTAGTGTGGCCAATTTCCATAGCCTCAGACAATTGTCAATGACCCCACGTGGGTGAAATTGTTGGAAGGCTCGTCTGACACGATTGACGACCAGACAGACGTTTTGAAGTCGGCACATGTGGTGTCAGGGAAACCAGTTTTATCCGTGGCCAGGCCAAACCTTGATTTTAGCCTCCCAATTACCTCGGGCGCGTCCAACCGTTTTGCGGTTTGGCAATGATTCGGTCCCCATTGCTGCGGGACCGATGCTATAAAAACCAGTTGACTCGTCATCAGATGCAACTCCAAGACAGGGGAAAGGGGCACAAGGGGGGCCTTGGAGAAGATCAAAGCGACTGGCCAAGAAAACTCGGACTTCTTCCGTGTTGGCACCGCCCCAAGGCCAATAGTTACAGCAATTAACTTTTTGTTGGTCTTCTGTGGTTTCAGGCAAAAGCCATCTGGGCAAAGTTTAACACGTTACGTGCGGGTGGAATACAGCCGTGCATGTGGCTAAAGGCAAACACGGGCAAACACAAGCAACCAAGTCGAGATGGCTGAAGGCACAGCCATCCACCACGGAGCAAAAACATAAAAAGAAACGCGCGGCACACGGGATTTGCAACAATAGTGTAAAAGAGTATATTGCGCAGGGCTGAGCCATGGGCCAGTAGAATTCCTCGAGACTCAACCTGGTTCCCTCCACACTCCTTCATATCTTGACCCATCTTGGATACTCCCGAGATGTGTATGCCTTGCCAGCTCAATGTTGCAGAGCCTCGACCCATCCAGAGAATTGTTAGAGAGCCGtcatgccatccatccatcatccaccaAGCGGAGAAATCTTGTTGCCAAACCTCGTTTCGGGCCGTTGCACTcaaactgctgctgctgactCGGGTCGTTTTGGCGTTGGCTTGCGCGAGCAacgatggcgatgttgtttATTTAGGCGGTTACTGGCCAAGACCAGGGATCAGCTTCTCAATGCTGTCCAGAGTCTCTCCAAGCCCTTCCAAGGCGCCAGAGTGACCACCAAGCAAAGGAACATCCCTGTTCTCAACATTGTTTGTGGGGGCGGCAATAACACTGCCGACGATGagagccaaggctgccatggcaATTGAGTTTGACTTCATTGTGGAATGAGGTGGTATGGACAATTTTAACAAATTAGTGTTGATTGAAAAgaagcacggagtacggagtatataCAAGGGTTATGAAAACTCGACTGCGGAAGTGACAAAACTAGTTCCAATTTAGTGATTCAACTCCCTTCTTATACTCTTCCCATTACCAGgatggaaaaggaaaaacTGACGAAGTGAACCATCATTCTCGCGacattcatcaatgctcGTTATCGCATGGCTAGTTGCGGATCGCAATCAAAAGCGATGACCACCGCTTCAGCTACAATGCACGATCTTTGGGCCTGTCTGAGCAACCAAAGTACTGTCGAAACCCCAAAAAGCAACGCGATCTTGAATGTCGCGATTTTAGCGGCATTTTGACAATGTCGTGGAACACCACGGCAGTCATCACGGCCAATCATCGCCATGCAACGCAACCGGGGCTGCCAAAATCGGTCGAATGAGGATAGACTTATATTTTGCATTGTTCAAAAATACTCAGAGATACCCAGTTTGGAAGTCTATTTGCCTGTTCTGGGAAATAAGAGTTTCTCCTGTCTGCAGAAGTTGGAGGTTATCCAGCCGTGGCATTACCAACAATGCAACTTACTCCATGCGTTCACGGTCGGCTTTTAATGATGTGCTGTCCGTCTCCTGTTCATGTGCTTGGAAACACATGAAATACATGCCCGAGGTCAGCATTACCTAGATGCAGGGCCGGCGTTCCCAGTGTGCATTGCCCAGTCTCTCATGCTCTGCTCCTTTCCGGTTTCCCTTCTCGTGATTTTAGAACCCGGAATTAATACTTTTGAAACGATTTTGCTTGTAGCACAACAGTAAAGCATGCATATGCCAGGTTTTCATTATCTTTGCGAGACACGTGCAATTCCGGTAGAGGGACAGTTGCCCAATACATGTGATGCCTTGGAGAGCGGCAGCAGCATAGCTATCAGGGCTTTCCATTCATGACAAAGCACTGAAATGAGTATCTATCTATCTATGCGCCAAATACACTGGAGTCATTTATATCCCTCAACCTAAATCCCACCTCCTTGGAGGCACCTAGTCAACGAGGTGGGCAGATGCAGTCTCGCAATCCCACACATTCTTCACACGCTGAAGTGTTTTTTGAGAAACTTCTCCAACGTCCAAAGCGGATGCTCCTCTATCGGTAGCCCTTTTGCAGCAATGGCTTTAGCCTTGAGTTCCTTGGTTGACCCCAGGTTTGCAGGTACTCCAAAGTACTTCCCGTCCACATATTGACAAAACCCATACATGGTCTTGAGCGCTTCGATATCAGGGTTACCGTAGCTCTCAATAGCCCTCCAATCTTCCATCGCTACGTATCGCGATTTCTTCCCAGTAACTTTCGGAAATTAGCTTGGGTCCGTGTTCTTGGGGCTCGTATATGCGATACTCACGTTTTTGAAACTCTTCCACGAGCTTTTCAGGTGTAGCCATTTCGCTAGCTGCCTGGATCAGTTGACCATTGTATGCTTCTGGCTGGAGAAGAACCCCGTGAACCAAATCACCATAGTCGGCTTCGATTCCAATGAAAGGAATCTCGTTGTTGCCGCCCATACGGGGAATCTCCAAGGTGAGATAGCCCTCGGCATCAGGTGTCAACGGAAATCCTCCCATTAATTCTGCAAATTCTGGCAAAATGTGATTCTCCATGTACCAGCCAgcggcgacaatgacaatgcTTTTGAACCCTTTAGACTTGGCGTATTCTCCAATTGCATGCTTTTCTACACGGATGTCAGCCCCCAAGAAAACGTAAAACTGCCTCGAAGTCAATCGACAAACCATCAAAAGTAATGCAGGGCACTTCGCCATTCGTAGCTAGCTTGGCTGAAGTCAGGCCGCTGTAAACAAAATGCTGAACACCGGCTTCGAATGCGGCATCCACGATAATTTTGCCCAGCTCTTCTTCAGTCATACCACCAGATTCGTGGAATAGCTATGGAGTTCATTAGCCATACCACGCCAATATGTATGCGAAACAAGGCTGAACTTACCGGATCGGAGCTATTTGTGTTGACGAACGCCGCCCAGCTTCCTTTAAATGCAGCCTCCATCTGGTCCTTGCGAAAGCCATCACCCTTGACAACTTCGACTCCTCGCGAGGCCAATGCAGTACTCTTGTCGGATTCGGGATTCCTTGTGATGGCGCGAATGGCAAACTCTCCAGACTTGTTCTCCAATAGGGAGTTTATTACACTGCCGCCTTGTTGGCCAGTAGCGCCATATACAGTGACTAGTTTTGTGGACGACatgttgatgaattgtgTGTAGACGCGATTGATTGATCGGAGTGTATGATGAATAGAACCTGCCGAAATAAATGCCTTCAAGCTGTGCCTTTATATCAGTTTTCGTTTAACATTATTAAAACGCTCCAAGTACTTCATAGTCCACTCCCAAATAGTTTGCTGACCAAACATCTCGATGATGTCCGCTCGCTCTGTGAACGATGTCCGCGTCAGGTCCAGGTGGTGACACGACCGATACGGTTTACGATGGCGGGCATATAGTCCGCA
This window contains:
- a CDS encoding amino acid permease family protein (similar to Neosartorya fischeri NRRL 181 XP_001262458.1) — protein: MDLENNDTFVKPTLSAPQDAKDAFDLAGMGHEQAMTRKFSLWSMLAMAFCVLSSWAAISATFQTGLDNGGPITILWGMILITAVNLCIAVSLGELCSSMPTALGQAYYVYKLYSCEVGRLLSYLCAWTNIFGWWTASASLVAFNTNFILGLKLIYDPEWEGVNEPWISFVVYLGFSLFVTVVNVVGCRKDQFLPWLNNLMGILLAALFLVFSLAFIIAVATNDHLSFRPPSFVFATWINNTGWSDGVVWFLGLLQSAYGLTAFDSVIHMVEEMPDPRRNGPKAIYLAVLSGAVTGFFFMMICLFCMQDIDTIIDSPTGLPFIGLVQAIMGDNGAAALIALYLVACIGQGVSVATTASRLTWGFARDGGFPWSSYLSKVDPVWKAPVRAIWVQGILTSLVGVLYLFSTTVLTAIVSVSTVALMISYGIPISTLLIVGRDKLCPGPFRLGKWGAPINYVSVATCAITTVFFFFPASPSPDGSNMNYAIAVFGVMVVVSLGFWLARGHRTYMRTEEATQDIILAHQLGAQISRENSIEKKE
- a CDS encoding porphyromonas-type peptidyl-arginine deiminase superfamily (similar to Metarhizium robertsii ARSEF 23 XP_007818219.1) yields the protein MSPSSVHSDGNLANGKVLKESVPSLNFNYPAETCRHIATILGFPSECSAPSMHYENACREIIDLAATISEFESVRLYARPEDSQRAQTMLNDKTHGPFAVEIIPFATNHLWVRDTAPVYVHGTTPETQTQRFAVNFRFNEWGGSVSDNGSLKPEEQWPKVDAMQLKENATFAKRVIQQDASPSPVTCIESQIRLEGGALVYDGEGTLIASESSIIGEDRNPGMSKLEIEAELRRLLGATRIIWFPGFKNLDITDVHSDAELQFIRPGVLVMSRPHESAEERWHEVYEQVKAAVEGNTDAKGRTFEVHELPEPDPKVTEYLKHEDPATNYVNFYFANGAVILPKFGDDETDTAALRKMQELCPDRVVKQVYVNALPLTGGVIHCSTQPVVDLTNV
- a CDS encoding glyoxalase-like domain-containing protein; this encodes MGFHHVVDNFTIQAPETVHVVKLRNKEGVMIELINNMVSRRVENITNPVDGSRYQGYFHWALRVADMDESFTYLTKEGTGARGVVSPSPNVSGGGRYAYVADPEGNLIELIELEGFK
- a CDS encoding amidase (similar to Aspergillus clavatus NRRL 1 XP_001268787.1), yielding MGSRNQEQLGQPGLNLLDASISVLLEALNKQQVTSVELVAKYLRRISVYDAGGLKLSSIPIINPTVFEEAAASDARRAAGVPPRPLEGIPFLAKDNIKVKGMTVAAGAPAFEKLVATDDAACVALLRAAGAIVLGRTNMPAMANGGMQRGSYGRAESPYNLEYLTAAYASGSSNGSATAVAANFAVFGLGTETVSSGRSPASNNALVAYTPSRGLLPLRGVWHLYPTCDVLVPHTRTMDDMLRVLDVLCVSDANPFGDFWNAQPLIPLPSADETRPKSFLELTDTNALQGKRLGVPTMYIGGATPVPIATRPSVLKLWERAKANLEACGATVVEVDFPLVTKYEDYEPDGVQWANIENLPPNWLSVERYELIAHAWDDFLIANGQSGLDTLTKVNPDLIFPLEPGSLQGETEEDNQLSWQKVVDYPHTKAKTMFDLPGMKQGLEALEKARKDTLEDWMEALNLDAVVFPANGDVGPANADCDEEGCRLAWRNGVLYSNGNLPMRHLGVPSISVPMGIMEDTKMPVNLTFAGKAYEDSQLLRFGYAFEAATKHRVLPSLVPALDSDLVQFRVVSQSGRVGAARVGLPKIAVLKRAKKFEGSTVHLHIQGTLDAHDSCAVDSLSCYINGQMHPLKVEGKSWNIQLSYPVSDRDRSWSRWTSPALTQTITILVCRLANGQTAGELVLL